One genomic window of Eleginops maclovinus isolate JMC-PN-2008 ecotype Puerto Natales chromosome 12, JC_Emac_rtc_rv5, whole genome shotgun sequence includes the following:
- the LOC134874231 gene encoding sperm-associated microtubule inner protein 10-like → MIPKLYVMPWKQDMKNQKLLMKNAALAEIPLVPLEESLCFSGRERLCHSQESTSSSSSSALLTQTEQTAHHSSHFSRYNSSVVTTRRLYQT, encoded by the exons ATGATCCCCAAACTGTATGTGATGCCATGGAAACAAGACATGAAGAACCAAAAGCTCCTGATGAAG AACGCAGCTCTTGCAGAGATCCCTCTGGTTCCTCTTGAGGAGTCTTTATGTTTTAGTGGTCGGGAACGCCTCTGCCACAGTCAGGaatccacctcctcctcctcctcctctgctctgctcacCCAAACAGAACAGACAGCTCATCACTCCTCCCACTTCTCCAG ATACAACAGCTCTGTGGTGACCACCAGGCGCCTCTACCAAACATGA